A portion of the Etheostoma cragini isolate CJK2018 chromosome 13, CSU_Ecrag_1.0, whole genome shotgun sequence genome contains these proteins:
- the LOC117955639 gene encoding otolith matrix protein OMM-64-like, giving the protein MASFSWLCGSPHCKEVYIYLLVEQQEALEPAQELVQDLELESDQVGLELDLDMEELALDQEQVEGAMVVMDQEELDREELEREELDQEELDREELDREELDREVSGLTPSAKAVVDWESYLEVLGPVESLQKQEAATEVVEEWLEGSDQDRELAV; this is encoded by the exons GTGTATATATACCTGCTGGTGGAGCAGCAGGAGGCGCTGGAGCCGGCACAGGAGTTGGTGCAGGACCTGGAACTGGAGTCGGACCAGGTGGGACTGGAACTGGATTTGGACATGGAGGAGCTGGCTTTGGACCAGGAACAGGTGGAG GGGGCTATGGTGGTCATGGACCAGGAGGAGTTGGACCGGGAGGAGTTGGAACGGGAGGAGTTGGACCAGGAGGAGTTAGACCGGGAGGAGCTGGACCGGGAGGAGTTGGACCGGGAGGTTTCAGGCCTAACACCTTCGGCCAAGGCAGTGGTGGACTGGGAGTCGTACCTGGAGGTGTTGGGGCCG GTGGAAAGCCTCCAAAAACAG GAGGCGGCTACGGAGGTCGTGGAGGAGTGGCTGGAGGGTTCGGACCAGGACAGGGAGCTGGCAGTGTAG